Genomic window (Bacillus vallismortis):
CCCGGCACATGTGCCGGGTTTTCACCGTGTCGGCAAACCCTCGCATTCGTTGCCAGGCCTGCGCTTCGGTGCTCACGTAAAAAAGATCATCGGCTATACGCTAGAGCGTCCTTCCTATACTTCAAGGTTTTCAATCACGCTGAAAAATGACAAAATCAGAAAACCTGATACTGCCGGGGTTTTTATTCAATCCAGCCAGCTTCTTTCAATTTTTTTAAACTGATCGGAAGAACGGAATCCTTCATAATAAAGCTGAATTTTTTATTACGGGAAAGGTTTTCCGGCAGCTGATGAAACAAAACCGGACCTTTCGTTTCAAAGTAATCAGCTTGCTTTTCAAGCTTTTCTACATCTGCAAAATATATATTTTTCACAATCACTTTTTCTTTACCGAGAACTTTATACTGTCCGAGGTACTTGAGGCTTTTCACTCTCGCACCCGTCTCTTCCTTTACTTCCCGGAGCGCCGCTTCTTCTGCGCACTCCATTGGCTCTACTTTCCCGCCTGGAAACTCATAGCCTCTGTCCTCATGTTCTGTTAAAAGCCATTTGCCGCCAAAACGGCAAATCACCCAGACATGCTTCGGGCTGTCCGAGAAAGGCTGATCGTCAAAGGAAAGCTGAACAGTATTCTGATAATAATCTTTAAACTCGTACATGTTTATCCCTCAAATCCGTTCCTAGCTATCTTCCATACATCATACCACAGTTATGTTTCTTCGGAAGCCCTTTAACAAAAAATAAGGGAAACCCAGCACGCCATCAGGGTCTAAAAGCATACAGACTAGCTCGTACAGTTTTTGCCTTGCCTTTTGCCAAGATGTGCGACTGACGCTCTGGGCTTTATTATGACCTGTGAATAGCTAAAAGTTACGGTTTGCGCTTGAATTTATTTTTTAACGTTTCTAAAAGATCGACAAGCATTTGAGGAACCGGTATGCCGAGAGAGCTGGCTGTCACTACAATTTGCACAGATTCATAAAGAATATAAAACATAATAGCCAAGTCACGTATTGACCCCTGTGTATTCAGCAGCTGATCAAAAAAGTGGCATACAGAGATCAGAGCCAGCGTGACTAATTTTTTAACAAGCCGGGCAAATACCTTTTTAAACGCCAACTTGTGAATAATCGTTTCCTTCAAGGTCGTACTGATAAATTCAATTGCCATAAGAGAGAGCAAAATCAGGAATGAATACTGAAAACCGCCAAAGAAAAAACCCGCTGCTGAAACGCTGACTGCTAAAAACGAAAAGATGCCAAAGTCTCTATCCATTATCCCAACATCCTTTCACAGAAACGGCCTTACGATATTCTATGGAAAACAAGCCGAACGGATTGGATTTTTCAGAAAAATGGACTGGTTGTCGCCTATTTTTTCAGATACAACATCAAAAGCCGGACGTCTTATATAAGACATCCGGCCTTTCTTTTTTTGAATTTATCCTAGGTAAGCTTTCAGCATCCAGTTGTGTTTTTCAATATTTTGATGGATCGCCAGAAGCATATCCCCTGTTGTTTCGTCACCAACTTCATCAGCTAAATCCATGCCGCTTTTAAGCTCTTCCGCGATGACTGTGAAATCATCATATACACTCTGAACCATTTGTTCAGCTGATTCATTTCCTTCCGCTTCTTTTACAGAAGCCGTTTCCAAGGATTCCTTCATTGTCGCAATCGGTTTTCCGTTCAGCGCCAAAAGACGTTCTGCCAAGTCATCAATATAAGTTGCTGTTTCGTTATACAGCTCTTCAAACTTTTCATGAAGAGTGAAAAAATCTTTCCCTTTCACATACCAGTGATAATTATGTAGTTTCACATACATGACTGTCCAGTTGGCTACTTGTTTGTTCACTGCTTGAATCAATTGTTCTGACATGATTATCTTCCTCCTTGTTTATATGAATATATATACCCTCTATATCGTACGCTAAAACCTCTTTTTTACCCTTATCTGTTTTCACTATGTTACAATTGTTAAAAAACGGGAGGTGGAATGTCATGACGCTTCTCATTACGGTAAGTATGTTGATTGTGCTGGCTGTTTTGCTTATAACCATTTGGTCGACTGTGAAAGCCTATAATGTAAAGCACACCATTGATCCTCCGCAAGAAACTCGTTCTGATTCAAAAAATCAATGATTGTGTGAATGCTCGTCTTCAGACTGATTGCTGACAGCATCGGCGTTTCCGACTTGGACTTTTATGGTCGGCATGCTATGCTGTTTTTTTGCTGTGACATGGGATTGGACAGTGTATACACCATCTTCCTTAAACGTTGTTTCCAATCGGTATAAGCCTTTTTCTTGCTTTGCTTTAAACATGTGGCTGGCGTCTTTTTCTCCTTCTTTCCACACTTCAAACTCCACTTCATCGGCATCCGTCACCGCTTCGTCGCCATATGATACCGCTGCTTCATAAGCGGCGCTTTCTCCGGCATTTACTTTTTCAGGGCCGGTCAGTTTGACATCCAATACCTCCGGCGTCTCAGCAGTATTTGCTTTGTTTTCATCAGATCCGCACCCGTTAAGCAAAAAAGCAGAAAAAAGCAGAAAAATCCACATCTTTTTCATGCCATCACCCTTTCATTGTTTACCTAAATAGTAGCAAACGCTTACAACAAATGGTACACAAAATATGAGACGTCACAAAAAAGACCTTTTTGCTTAAGCGCAAAAAGGTCTTTTTATATTTAGCCAAATACTTTTAGCAATTCTTCTTTATTCTGTGACAGCCAGAAACGCATTAAACGTTTAGCGCCTTCCAGATCATGAAGCTTCGCCTGTCCGCACTGCTTTTCATTCGCAGCCGGAATTTCGGTAATCTCTACCGCTTCCTTCATTGTGTCTTCAAGCAGATCAGCGATTTCCGCAGGTGTCGGCTCTCCGCTCACAACAAGATAATAGCCTGTTTGGCAGCCCATTGGAGAAATATCAATAATATCAAAATGATCATATTTCTCAGCGTGAGAACGAATCGTAAACGCGAGCAAATGCTCAAGTGTGTGAATGGTGTCAGGTTTCATCGCCTGTTTATTTGGCTGGCAAAAACGAATATCAAATTTATTGACAACGCCGTCTGTTCCTACTTTATGCACGCCGCAATGTCTTACGTATGGAGCAACAACCGCATTATGATCAAGCTCAAAACTTTCTACTGAAGGCATAATGGCACTCTCCTCTTTTTTTAAAATGTAATTTCATTATAACATACCTTTCCGATGAGAATTATCGAATAACTTTTCAATCTGTGTTTTTTTTCTTATACTTGCATCAGAAAGGTTGCTGAAACATATGAAAACCCTATTTATCGCTCTGATCAGAGGATATCAAAAATTCATCTCGCCGCTAACGCCGCCAACATGCCGCTTTTATCCGACTTGTTCCCAATATGGAATCGAAGCGATTAAAACGCATGGCGCTTTAAAAGGCGGATGGCTGACCATCAAACGGATTTTGAAATGCCACCCGTTCCATCCGGGAGGAGTCGATCCTGTTCCTGAAAAGAAACGAAAACATTAATCGTTATAGCCGTTTACGACAAGATCCAGTTTTCCTGTTTTAGGATCAATGACTAATCCATGGACAGGAACGTTTTCCGGGAACAGCGGATGATGTTTAATAACGTCTACGCTGTCTTTCACACTCGCTTCCACTGAATCAAAGCTTTTAAACCATTGATCAAAGTCCACACCGGAGTACTTTAATGTTTCGATGCGTTCTTCCGTAATTCCTCTTTCTTTGATTTTATCAAGCATGCTTTTGCTGCTGATTTTGCTCATGCCGCAATCGTGATGCCCGATCACACATACCTCATCGGCGTTCAGCTCATACACTGCGACAAGCAAACTTCTCATGATGCTTCCGAATGGGTGTGTCACAAGCGCACCGGCACTTTTAATGATTTTCACATCACCGTTTCTCATATTCATCGCATGCGGCAGCAATTCTACCAAACGAGTGTCCATACAAGAAAGAATCGCCACTTTTTTATCTGGAAATTTTGAAGTCTGATACTTTTCGTATTCCCTTTGATCAGTAAATGTTTTGTTAAAGTCGAGAATATCATTTAGCAGGCTCATAACTAGTTGTATCCTTTCTGGTCTTTTTACTCTTCAATATATCACAGTATTTGTCTTTTCGTCATCTTATCGAAAACAAACGAGGACAGAAAAAAAGACAAACCCTCAGGTCTGCCTCATTTCCCCATGTTATAGCGTTTTTTGAACTGCTCCACTCTTCCGCCTTTTTCATTAAATTTCTGGCGGCCTGTATAAAACGGATGCGTATCAGAACTGACCTCTACTTTAATGACCGGATATGTGTTGCCGTCTTCCCACTCTGCCGTTTCATTGGATGTTTTAGTAGAGGTGCTGAGAAAACGGTAGCCGCTGTTGACATCATGAAAAATGACTTTGTGGTTCTTTGGATGAATTCCTTCTTTCATATCTATCTCCTTCTTTCAAATCGTAATAATTACGTTTTATTCTATATTATCAAAAACGTTTTGTCAATCTTCTTACATCCTTCCCTGCGTTTCCATATCGTAAACCTCATGGGCATTTAAGAACAGGAAGAATAATCTAAACGAGGAAGCAAATAATAAACCCAAAATACATATAGAACGTCTTTTGAGAAAGGTGGTTTACGATTGTGGATGATTTAGTTTTGGCCAGAAGCCTTTTTGGCACGACAATGGGCTTTCATATCATTTTCGCAACGCTTGGAGTCGGTCTGCCGCTCATGATTTTAGTGGCTGAATTGATTTATCAAAAAACGAAAGATGACCATTATGCGATCATGGCGAAAAGATGGACGAAAGCACAAGCCGTTTTGCTGGGGGTCGCCATACCGACCGGGACGATTGCGGGCACCCAGCTCGCGCTTTTATGGCCGGGATTTATGGAAGTCATCGGCCGAGTCATGTCCCTCCCGTTTCAAATTGAAATCTATGCTTTTTTTGTGGAAGCCCTATTCATGTCGATTTACGTATACGCCGCAGACCGCTTATCACCGGCTATGAGGATTGTTGCCGTTTTCTTTGTATTAGTCGGAGCGGCAGCGTCAGCTGTTCTCATCACGAATGTTCACGCCTTTGAAGGCACGCCTGCGGGTTTTAAAATGGAAAATGGAAAAATTACTGATGTTGATCCGTGGGCCGCGTTTTTCAACCCGAGCTTTTTTATCACCGCCGGCCATGTCGTGGTGTCCGCGTTTATGACGGGGGCCTTTATCGTCGCTTCTGTTGCCGCATACAAGATGATCCGGTCGCAAAAAAAGGAAAACATCTATCGCTTTCACCGGAAAGCGCTTTTGCTTTCATTGACAATCGGCGGTATTTTTTCATTGTTGACGGCATTGAACGGCCACGAATCAGCTCAGATGCTGCACGAATACCAGCCCGAAAAATTAGCCGCTGCAGAAGGTTTGTTTGAAACAACGTCTCACGCCCCGCTTGCGATCGGCGGTTTTACCGACCCGAATGAAGAAAAAGTAAAATGGGCCATCGAAATTCCATGGGCGTTAAGCTTTTTGGCAGCCGACCGTTTTGACACTGTTGTGAAAGGATTAAACGCGTTTCCAAAAGACGAATGGCCGCCGCTGTTCGTTCACACGCTGTTTAATGCGATGGTCGGAGTGGGTATGCTGCTTATTCTCTATTCCATTATCGGTGTGGTATGGAAAAAGGTGCTGAAGAAAGACCGTTTCCCAACGTGGCTTTTGGTCATTTTTATGACGGCAGGCCCTTTTAGTATCATCGGCATTGAATTCGGCTGGATTTTCGCCTGTACAGGGAGGCAGCCATGGGTCATCTATCATCTCCAGAAAACATCGGATGTGGTGACGACGACCGGCTCGATCGGGATCCTTTTCTTATTTTTCACATTTGTTTACGCCGTGTTAGGCGCGGCTGTCGTTTACGTGCTGTTGTACTATTTCCGCAAACACCCGGTTGACGAAGATTTAAATACAGCGGATTCGTAATGGCTCCGCAAACAGGAAACCAAACGGAAGGAAGATCGACAAATGGACATTACAACTGACGCTCTGATCGCCATTTCAATTATCTGGGGCTTTGTGTTTATCTACGCCGTCATGGCGACAATGGATTTCGGAGCGGGATTTTGGTCTATGATCTATTTAAACAAGGAGCACATGAAGGCCACCGATATTGCGAACCGATTTCTGTCCCCGACTTGGGAGGTCACAAACGTCTTTATTGTGGCCATCGTCGTGGCGCTTTTCAGCTTTTTTCCGGGCGCGACATTTGTGCTCGGAACTGTTTTATTAATTCCCGGCAGCATGATTTTACTGTTTTTAGCGATCCGAAGCGGCTTTCTCGTTTTTTCAAACACAGCGAAAGAACGAAAAACGCTAAGATATATTTCCGGAATCTCCGGTTTTCTCATCCCGGCTATATTAATTTTGGTTCTCCCTGTGACACACGGAGGGTTTATCGAAAAAACGGACGGAATCTATAATTTGAATATGTCTAAAATCTTTTCAAGCCCGAACGCCTATTCATTCATGGGGTTTGCGATTTTAAGCACTTTATTTTTGTCCTCGCTTCTGCTTGCTGATTTTTCAAATGTAGCGGAGGAACAGGATGCGTACAGCGCTTACAGAAAAAGCGCCTTGATTACCGGCCCGATTTCACTCCTGTTTGCTATATGCATTATGCTGACAATGCGAAATGAAGCCAACTGGCTGTATAGCGGCATGATGAATGATCTCTCCTGGATAATTGCATCGTTTATTACATTTGTCATTGCGGGAATCGCTCTTTTTCTGCCTAACAAGAGCTTTGGCCAAAACATCGGCAAACCGCGGCTAGCACTTGTCGCGATTGCGGTACAGTATTTTCTCGCCAGCTACGCGTACGGGCGGGCGCATCTTCCGTACATGATTTACCCTGATGTGACAATCATGTCGGGTTTTACAGAGCCGGCAACGTTCAGAGCGCTGTTTGCGACGTATATCGTTGCATTTATCATCCTTTTTCCCGGCTTCTTTTTCTTCTGGAAAATGTTTATGAGGGATAAGCGTTATATCCGCCAGGAGGAATAGAGGACAAGTCTGCCGGCTATACTAAGCCAGAACCTTTATAAGGAGGGGATGGCATGGAGCAGAAAATTCTATGCGAAGTCAACAACTGTTCTTATTGGGGCAAAGGAAACAAGTGCACCGCTGATGCCATTTATGTGGTCAGCCATACTGGTGATACGGCTGACAACAGCCGGGAAACCGACTGTAAAACGTTTAAGCCGCATGATTTGTAATCAAAAGAAAGAGCTGCATCAGCCAGCTCTTTCTTTTCGCATGTTCAGTGTTCTTATCTTTTTTGTCACGACCCCGTTTGCAGGTGAGAACAATAAGGCGCCTGCATACCATACACCTGTCATGGCCGCCATCGCTCCGGAAATCGAAACATTAAGCCACGTTGCGAAGAAATAGCCCATGACAGCCGACAGCCCTCCAATCACAGCGCTGAGAATCAGCATATACAGCAGCCGGTCTGTCAGCAAATGAGCCGCAGCAGGCGGGACAATCAGCATAGCCACAACCAATACAGCCCCCACCGAATCAAAAGAAGCAACGGTCGTGAGTGAGAGCATGCCCATTTGCACATAATGAATCAGCAACACGGGTATCCCCAGCGCTAAAGCCATTTGCGGATCAAACGAAGCGATTTTGAACTCCTTATAGCACACACTGATCAACACTACATTTAAAACCAAAACAGATGCCAGCATCCAAAACGCTTTCGGCCCGATGTCAGCTCCGAATATCGTGATCGTATTCCACGGCACAAAAGCGATTTCTCCCATCAACGAGTGCTCAATATCGAGATGGACATTCGCTCCATACACAGATAGCAAAATGACGCCCACCGCAAATAAAGATGTAAAAACAACGCCTATAGCGGCATCTGATTGAACCCCCTTGCTGTGGAGAAGCTGAACCAAAAATGCCGTTAACAATCCAGATACGGCCGCGCCGATAAACATAGGTATCCCGTCAAGACTTCCTGTCACAAGAAAAGCACTGACGATGCCAAGCAACACTGTATGGCTGATCGCGTCGGCCAGCATCGCCATTCTTCTCAACACAAGAAAGGTGCCGATCAGCGCGCAGCTTACACCGACTAATACACCAGTAGCTATTATCCACGCTTCAAAACTCATTTGCGATTTGTCCCTTCTCTGAATCAGAAGATGCTTTTTTTTGAAGCTCAGGCATCCGTCCATACAGCTTTAAGAGTGAAAAAAGCCGCTCTCTCGTTTCCTCAGGCAAACGATCCGGGACAAAATGCTCCTGATCGAATTCTATATTCGCTAGCTCCATTTCATGCATGAGGTACACTTCATACATTCGATGCTTCAAAGCGATGTGATAGCCTTTTTCTATTCCAGCTCGTGTCATT
Coding sequences:
- the yidD gene encoding membrane protein insertion efficiency factor YidD, with the protein product MKTLFIALIRGYQKFISPLTPPTCRFYPTCSQYGIEAIKTHGALKGGWLTIKRILKCHPFHPGGVDPVPEKKRKH
- a CDS encoding FixH family protein; translated protein: MKKMWIFLLFSAFLLNGCGSDENKANTAETPEVLDVKLTGPEKVNAGESAAYEAAVSYGDEAVTDADEVEFEVWKEGEKDASHMFKAKQEKGLYRLETTFKEDGVYTVQSHVTAKKQHSMPTIKVQVGNADAVSNQSEDEHSHNH
- the mntD gene encoding manganese ABC transporter permease MntD, translated to MSFEAWIIATGVLVGVSCALIGTFLVLRRMAMLADAISHTVLLGIVSAFLVTGSLDGIPMFIGAAVSGLLTAFLVQLLHSKGVQSDAAIGVVFTSLFAVGVILLSVYGANVHLDIEHSLMGEIAFVPWNTITIFGADIGPKAFWMLASVLVLNVVLISVCYKEFKIASFDPQMALALGIPVLLIHYVQMGMLSLTTVASFDSVGAVLVVAMLIVPPAAAHLLTDRLLYMLILSAVIGGLSAVMGYFFATWLNVSISGAMAAMTGVWYAGALLFSPANGVVTKKIRTLNMRKERAG
- the ytkD gene encoding RNA deprotection pyrophosphohydrolase encodes the protein MYEFKDYYQNTVQLSFDDQPFSDSPKHVWVICRFGGKWLLTEHEDRGYEFPGGKVEPMECAEEAALREVKEETGARVKSLKYLGQYKVLGKEKVIVKNIYFADVEKLEKQADYFETKGPVLFHQLPENLSRNKKFSFIMKDSVLPISLKKLKEAGWIE
- a CDS encoding cytochrome d ubiquinol oxidase subunit II — its product is MDITTDALIAISIIWGFVFIYAVMATMDFGAGFWSMIYLNKEHMKATDIANRFLSPTWEVTNVFIVAIVVALFSFFPGATFVLGTVLLIPGSMILLFLAIRSGFLVFSNTAKERKTLRYISGISGFLIPAILILVLPVTHGGFIEKTDGIYNLNMSKIFSSPNAYSFMGFAILSTLFLSSLLLADFSNVAEEQDAYSAYRKSALITGPISLLFAICIMLTMRNEANWLYSGMMNDLSWIIASFITFVIAGIALFLPNKSFGQNIGKPRLALVAIAVQYFLASYAYGRAHLPYMIYPDVTIMSGFTEPATFRALFATYIVAFIILFPGFFFFWKMFMRDKRYIRQEE
- a CDS encoding carbonic anhydrase, which produces MSLLNDILDFNKTFTDQREYEKYQTSKFPDKKVAILSCMDTRLVELLPHAMNMRNGDVKIIKSAGALVTHPFGSIMRSLLVAVYELNADEVCVIGHHDCGMSKISSKSMLDKIKERGITEERIETLKYSGVDFDQWFKSFDSVEASVKDSVDVIKHHPLFPENVPVHGLVIDPKTGKLDLVVNGYND
- a CDS encoding type B 50S ribosomal protein L31 codes for the protein MKEGIHPKNHKVIFHDVNSGYRFLSTSTKTSNETAEWEDGNTYPVIKVEVSSDTHPFYTGRQKFNEKGGRVEQFKKRYNMGK
- a CDS encoding cytochrome ubiquinol oxidase subunit I is translated as MDDLVLARSLFGTTMGFHIIFATLGVGLPLMILVAELIYQKTKDDHYAIMAKRWTKAQAVLLGVAIPTGTIAGTQLALLWPGFMEVIGRVMSLPFQIEIYAFFVEALFMSIYVYAADRLSPAMRIVAVFFVLVGAAASAVLITNVHAFEGTPAGFKMENGKITDVDPWAAFFNPSFFITAGHVVVSAFMTGAFIVASVAAYKMIRSQKKENIYRFHRKALLLSLTIGGIFSLLTALNGHESAQMLHEYQPEKLAAAEGLFETTSHAPLAIGGFTDPNEEKVKWAIEIPWALSFLAADRFDTVVKGLNAFPKDEWPPLFVHTLFNAMVGVGMLLILYSIIGVVWKKVLKKDRFPTWLLVIFMTAGPFSIIGIEFGWIFACTGRQPWVIYHLQKTSDVVTTTGSIGILFLFFTFVYAVLGAAVVYVLLYYFRKHPVDEDLNTADS
- a CDS encoding S-ribosylhomocysteine lyase translates to MPSVESFELDHNAVVAPYVRHCGVHKVGTDGVVNKFDIRFCQPNKQAMKPDTIHTLEHLLAFTIRSHAEKYDHFDIIDISPMGCQTGYYLVVSGEPTPAEIADLLEDTMKEAVEITEIPAANEKQCGQAKLHDLEGAKRLMRFWLSQNKEELLKVFG
- a CDS encoding DUF1540 domain-containing protein; amino-acid sequence: MEQKILCEVNNCSYWGKGNKCTADAIYVVSHTGDTADNSRETDCKTFKPHDL
- the ytzI gene encoding YtzI protein, producing MTLLITVSMLIVLAVLLITIWSTVKAYNVKHTIDPPQETRSDSKNQ
- a CDS encoding holin family protein, which encodes MDRDFGIFSFLAVSVSAAGFFFGGFQYSFLILLSLMAIEFISTTLKETIIHKLAFKKVFARLVKKLVTLALISVCHFFDQLLNTQGSIRDLAIMFYILYESVQIVVTASSLGIPVPQMLVDLLETLKNKFKRKP
- a CDS encoding Dps family protein yields the protein MSEQLIQAVNKQVANWTVMYVKLHNYHWYVKGKDFFTLHEKFEELYNETATYIDDLAERLLALNGKPIATMKESLETASVKEAEGNESAEQMVQSVYDDFTVIAEELKSGMDLADEVGDETTGDMLLAIHQNIEKHNWMLKAYLG